One Peromyscus leucopus breed LL Stock chromosome 6, UCI_PerLeu_2.1, whole genome shotgun sequence genomic region harbors:
- the B3galnt1 gene encoding UDP-GalNAc:beta-1,3-N-acetylgalactosaminyltransferase 1 encodes MAPAVLTTLPNRMSLRSLKWSLLLLSLLSFLVMWYLSLPHYNVIERVNWMYFYEYEPIYRQDFRFTLREHSNCSHQNPFLVILVTSRPSDVKARQAIRVTWGEKKSWWGYEVLTFFLLGQQAEREDKMLALSLEDEHLLYGDIIRQDFLDTYNNLTLKTIMAFRWVIEFCPKAKYVMKTDTDVFINTGNLVKYLLNLNHSEQFFTGYPLIDNYSYRGFFQKNHISYQEYPFKVFPPYCSGLGYIMSGDLVPRIYEMMSHVKPIKFEDVYVGICLNLLKVDIHIPEDTNLFFLYRIHLDVCQLRRVIAAHGFSSKEIITFWQVMLRNTTCHY; translated from the coding sequence ATGGCCCCGGCTGTCTTGACTACTCTTCCCAATAGGATGTCACTGAGATCGCTCAAATGGAGCCTCCTGCTGCTGTCCCTGCTGAGCTTCCTGGTGATGTGGTACCTCAGCCTTCCCCACTACAATGTCATTGAGCGCGTGAACTGGATGTACTTTTATGAGTATGAGCCAATTTACAGACAAGACTTTCGCTTCACACTGCGGGAACATTCCAACTGCTCTCACCAGAACCCATTCCTGGTCATCCTGGTGACCTCGCGTCCTTCAGATGTGAAAGCCAGACAAGCAATTAGAGTTACTTGGGGTGAAAAAAAGTCCTGGTGGGGATATGAGGTTCTTACTTTTTTCTTACTAGGCCAGCAGGCTGAAAGGGAAGACAAAATGTTAGCGCTGTCCTTAGAAGATGAGCACCTTCTCTATGGCGATATTATACGGCAGGATTTTTTAGACACATACAATAACTTGACCTTGAAAACCATTATGGCTTTCAGGTGGGTGATTGAATTTTGCCCCAAAGCCAAGTACGTCATGAAAACAGACACTGATGTTTTCATCAACACCGGCAATTTAGTCAAGTACCTTCTGAACCTGAACCACTCAGAGCAGTTTTTTACAGGTTATCCCCTAATTGATAACTACTCCTATAGAGGGTTTTTCCAGAAAAACCATATTTCCTATCAGGAGTACCCTTTCAAGGTGTTTCCCCCCTACTGTAGTGGGCTGGGCTACATTATGTCTGGTGACCTCGTGCCGAGGATCTATGAAATGATGAGTCACGTGAAACCCATCAAGTTTGAAGATGTGTATGTGGGGATCTGTTTGAATTTGTTAAAAGTGGACATTCATATTCCGGAAGAcacaaatcttttctttctttatagaatCCACTTGGATGTGTGTCAGCTCAGACGGGTGATTGCAGCCCATGGCTTTTCTTCCAAGGAGATCATCACATTTTGGCAGGTTATGCTGAGGAACACTACATGCCATTACTAA